The nucleotide sequence ATAGCAAAGAAGGCGTCCACCACTAAATCAACTGGCAAAAGTCCTCCAGTTGCTGCCTTTTTGAATGCCAGCTCAAAGGGAGATGCCCAAGCTGAGTacaccaccagtaccaccagaaATGTTTGCCATAATCTGCATTTgccattagttttttttttttaaaaagagtgAAAGTAAAATGTTCCTTCCGTACATTAATTTACTTTGACATATTTTTCATTTAGTTGGTACAAAAGAAAATGATATCTTCCTTAAATAAATTCAAGACATACCACGTCCAACCAGTCAAACTAGCATATAAAGGTCCAGATTTATAGGTAATATTTTTAAGTTGATTTAAGTGCTTTAGAATATTTACACATCTTCTAACCATTTCTTTTGTCCAGTTAAATAGTTCTATTTTGATTTAGCATTGAGGttaaaatataacaacaacataagCTTAATTAGTGTTTTCTGCATGCATTGGAGGAACATATATATTTGATAATGAGAATAAATAAAGAGAAAGTTGTACAGAAGCTGACAGTAAAAGTGAATcttctaaaaatattatatagtACCTTactaataatcaaaagaaagacatTACTTTGAGACATTTTAAAAAGAAACGAAGTCAATATTTGGATCAATAAGAGTATTTGTTCAACATGTATTTGAACAAAAATATAATACAGTATAATAGCTTATCAAATTCTCCTTATTTTTCTTAAGCTCCCTATATTTATAGCTAAACTCGGTCAACGCCAAAAGGAGTGATAATTTATTCTAGAAGTAAAAGCGGATGTTCTAAGTTCCAATTTATGTGGtagtatttgaaaataaaaaagataaactTTTGATACTTGTGGTCTAAAATAAGTCATAGACATTTTTGTggctataaattattttattattagtaaattgagaaatttaaagttaaattctTTATAAGTAGAGAAGTATGACAATTTTCTTGAACAcactaaaaaggaaaatataacACTTAAATTAAATCTAATTTACACGACCTTTTCCGGTTGTGCATATGGTCGGTATAGATCTGACAAGTGTATTTACTCCCAATAATGAAAAGGCCTTTGAAATTGGAATTGTGTCTCCATTTAATGATCTCTGCTTTCTAAAATGGTAACTTTAACATGAAGTAAGTTTTGTCTCTTCAACCAGTAAGTGTCAAAAGTCTCCACGAGATCTAATTAATGAGAGTGGGTTTCATCAACATAAAGTGAAAGTACTCAGCCTTCATTAAAGGCCCTTAAATTTAGGCTATCCATATTGTCACGAAAGGTTCTAAAGCTAAAAGGTGTAACAATATCACTCCATCTAATTCTCGAACACACTCAACAATGGTCTAACTGTCAACCCCTCCCAGCTACCGGCGAATTTCGGATTTTAACCTTATAAATTCGATTGTATTTTTAGTACAAATTTGATTTACTAGGTTGGAATTAGttatatatacttatatatataaggTTCGAGCGAAAACTTCTAGATTCAGATGTTTAAGAGTTTGTCTTGATTTTTTTTACCGTAGTTGaactttactttttctttttaaggAATGGCAAAGAGTTTaccataattaattttattttctccAAGAGAAAAATATAAATCTTTTATATTTGGCTAGCCCCTTTCATGGAGAAAGggttttgaatttttagaaattGAAGATCATTCCGAGTCACATAATAACACATAGCATCCACAATATAGTACTTAATACAGTCTTTATTAGGAAGAGAATTTATTCTCTTgataattttttctcttttatattaGTAAATTGATATAAGTCAATTGACCAGATCATATTAAATTATAATAACTTCTTTGATATATTTATGTTTTGTCATCCAATTTATCGTCGCTAAAGTTTATTTAGTTAGCTCTTGTTATTTCGATTCCAATAAGATGAACCAGTAGTTACATGCAAAGAAACTTATTCCCTCTGTTTTAGTTTAGATGAGCTAGTTTGATtcgacacggagtttaagaaaaaaaagaagacttttaaaatttgtgatcTTAGAAGCTTGAGGGATAAAAGTTTTGTGGGACCATGACAcgtgtgtggttataaaaacttctcactaatggtaaaatgggtaaaataaagagtttaaaattgaatagtttccaaatttaaaaatatataatttattttggaaaagtaCCTCATTTTATTTGAAAGAGATAAACAACTAACCGAAAAAAGGAAATTAAGGAGAAGAAATGTTGAAGGATAGGGACTTACCTGTATCTACGATCATAAGGAGCAATAACAAATCTTTTAAGCTTAATAGAGTTTTCACCAATCACAGTTCCAAAAGCTGGCAATATGCTGCTCGAAACTGAGGCTATGTTTCGTATTTCACCGCTGGAATGCCGCCGAAACAACAACGGCATCGGTGACCTTGTCTCCGATAACGGCACCGGCGACCTCGCCGTATCCGAGTacgacattttttttatttttttttttgctgagaTTGAAGGGAGAATTTGAGAGGTTTTTTAATAAATTGGGTGAATTTTTTCTGGAGACTtagtttgtttttcttcttttctgattTCCAATTTGCATATATACTATGAACATTTAAGGGAAGGGAAGGGAAGGTATTGTTAAGCATTACCGTATAGAGTAGTAATTTAAATGGAGATAATTTAGTTTTTTATAATAAGGGGTAGAGACAGAGAGAGAAAAGTGTTGACTTATATATGTATAACTAAATAAACCTTATCTTTGTTCTATAATTGAAGTACTAAACGGGAAAAGTTGACAAGTCCCAAAATAGTAAAGTTATATAAAAGAATTAGAATGGAGAAATCCTCATGCTTACGCAAAACTTAACTTTATTTAATGAATATTTTGAACATGAAGATCGAAGAGTACCATCTTATATCGGAGAAAACAGGGTATGAAGCATGGGCTAGGGGCGCGGAACGAGTTCATTTAAATTCCTTTTGTTAGAAAATTATATACAaggttaaaattatttttttatgtatatatatagtaaatatgaaattcttctgagacgagggtctattggaaataacaTTTTTATCCTCACAAGATAGGGGTAATGTCTGTGCACATACTACCTTCCACGACCTTACGGTGTGAGAtaatactaggtatgttgttATTGTGGAATTCCCGATTATTAACGTCTCCGTGTGtttatctttttatattttaaattttcttaatGAAAATTCTGGCACTATAATATTGTAAAGTGTGACTAGCAAAAGTTGACATTTGTGCATGCATCCGAACTCTTAATTAATCAAGATTAGGGTCTAGTCGTTGACTTCGTGTGATCTGGCTTTCTAAAATCAGCAGTGACTTATATAGTTGTTTGGAATCATGTGGAATGAAATTAAATGCACCCCTTCAGAATTGTTTAATCGGATGTCACCGAAGGGCACCTTCACACCATCTGACCTCATAGCAGTTGCAAACATCTCTATCTGTAACGTAACGTGATGCAAGCCCGGTTGTCAACTTTGTCTTTTAAGGCCTTTTTAGCAAAATCGCCTAAGTACTAAGGAATAAAGTCAATTTTGCCCTTGAATATTATCTATTCGAAATGGGACAGTTTTGTCATTCGATTCACTTTTTGGCACAGAAATAGTCTCACCGTCAATCAAGTAGCTCAGAAATGCCCTCATAGTTAGTCAAGCATCTAAAAAACACCCTCTTCGTTAACCAAGTAGCTTAAAATTGTCCTCTTCACTAATAGTTGCTCCAATTGGATTGGCAAAAAATTAAAAGGAATAGTGAATTTCGGGGTGGGATATTTAAAATATCTAACTTTGGTTGTGAGTTATGACAACGACTCTTTAATCTTTTTAAATAAGCAAAGCATATGAACCACTATTTGACACAATGATAGATAGATATATAGTGTACTTCAGAAGACGAAAATTTTATATAACACGGGCATGCAACAAAAACAAAATTTTCCTGCAACGGGGATGCATCAATTTTTCACTAAACCATTTTCTTTAAACTCTAATGCTAGTCTTAATGAAAAATTTATGCAAAAGGAACGCATTTAATTCACTTATTAGTGCTAAAGGATCATTAAATAGCAAAAGGAGGATCACTCAGGAAAGCCACCAAAACTCATTGTCAAAAGAAACTATTTCACTATGTCACAAAAGATCGCAAGCAATTAATTCACAGTCAAACAACTTAGTGTGTAGAAGCTATTTGATCAAGACACACAAATTAGTGACTCACAGCCACATAACACTAGAAAATACCAAATCTCTCAAAATCTAATTCTAAAAAACTTTTTTTTGGCTTCAAACAGTAGCTGCTATTATTGAGAAATCATAAGAGTACAAAATACATAAGAGTTAGCATCCCAAACTCTCTGTCCCAACAGAGGAGGAACATGCTCCAACCAGTACATTTATAGGCCATCAcataagtaaaaaataaaaattggggaCGACAAATTCTATGCCAGACCCATGTCATATACATGAGGATATCAAGGCACATCAAAATTATAAAGTCTTAGCAATTGTCGATccagtatgaagttgttcttttttttttttgtcgttCGGAATGATGAGAATTGGAGTCTATCCATGTTAACATCTCCTTTAGCCTCTGTGGGAAGTTGCTGGAAGGAAGTGTACCAAGTAATAGCATTATGTAAGCCACAATTAGAAAGATTGTCGGCCACTTTATTACATTCCCGATAGCAATGTCTCAGCTTTACCTCCTCAAAATACTCCATCTTCTTTCTTATGTGAAGAATTCTACAATGTGCAATTGAAGAGAGAAACTGAGATTGAGAATTTTCGAGAGAGAATCGGACAAGAGCTATGCTCTGTGTATTGATACAACTGATTCAATTACTAAGAAGGAGAAGCTACAGTATATTTAACTAACTAATCACCTTAGGACAGTTGTAGATCACTAACACTAACTAATAATATAGTTAAGTTAGGCTAACTAAAGTTAACTACTAGGGTTAACCTATATTCTTTACACCCCCTCAAGCTAGGACTAGGAAAGATATTCAAGCTAGCAAATAGAAATGCTGAATGCGACCAAGTCCCTTTGTGAGTATATCAGCTTCCTGATCAGCTGTAGGACAATGGAGAGTAGAAACAAGACCAATTGAATCTTTTCACGAACGAAATGACAATCAATATCAATGTGTTTCGTACGTTCATGAAATACAGAATTGGCAGCAATAGCAAGAGCTGATTTGCTATCACTGTATATAGGCACAAGTGAATTATGATCCACTCCTAGCTCCTTGAGTAAACTAATAATCCATGTAATCTCTGCAACTGTGGATGCTAAGCTGCGATATTCAGCTTCTGCTGAGCTTTTAGAGATAGTGGATTGCTTCTTAGATTTCAAAGAAATCAAGAAAGAGCCAAGCTTGACGAAATAGCCTGTTACTGACTTTCGTGTGTTGGGACATGCAGCCCAATCTgcatcaaaaaatgctaaaagTGATTCAGAACACTTAGCAGCCAAGAAAACTCCCAGACCAGGACTGCTTTTGATATATCTAACCACCTTGAGTGCAACTTCCATATGAGAGACCTTGGGACTATGCATGAATTAGCTCAAACTTTGAACAACAAAAGAGATATCTGGTCTTGTAACAGTCAAATAAAGAAGCTTACCCAAAAGCCTTTGATATGGCCCTAGATCAGTCAATAATATGTCATCAGAAGTACCTGTATGAGTGTCAAAGTCAACAGTAGTGACCTTCACATTTGGCTTCATAGGACAGGAAACAGGTTTAGAGCCTGATAGCCCAACTCAGCTATGAGTTCTAAGGCATACTTGCGTTGATGCATTAATATACCATCACTATTTCGTGCAAATTCTATGCCCATAAAGTACTTCAGCTCTCCTAGGTCTTTGATCTTAAAAGAGGTTTGTAAATCATCCTTAGTCTGTTTGATCATGATGAAGTTGTCTCCAGTGATAAGAAGGTCATCAACAAAGACCATAACTACCACCATGTGATCTCCTGATCTTTTGATGAACAAAGAATAATCTAAATGACTGTTGAAATCCAACATCCACCAAGGCTGATGTGAGCTTGAGATTCCACTGTCTAGATGCCTGCTTAAGTCCATAGAGGGACTTAAGTAGTTTGCAAACTCTGAATTCAGCTTTTGGTCCATTGAAACCTTGAGTTACCTCCATATATACCTCCTCTGATAGATCTCCTTGCAAGAAAGCATTGTAAACATCATAGACCACTGCCTTGAAGCTGCAATAGACAACACACTTCTGACAGTAGCCATTTTCACCACAGGTGAAAAACTTTCTTGGTAGTCTAAACCTTCTCTCTGATTAtaccctttggccaccaatctagCTTTGAACCTTTTAACTTCTCCTGATGCCTTATATTTAATCTTATAAACCTATTTGCATCCTATTGCCTTTTGTTCTTGTGGCAAGGATATCAGTTCCCAAGTCTTATTGTCCTCCAATGTTTTGATTTCTGCCTGCATTGCCTCTACCCACCTCTTGTCCTTCACTGCCTCTAAATATGATGTAGGTTCCATTTCCATTGAAAAATTTGCCAAGTAGCTTTGATATCTTGAAGAGTTACTATCATATCCAATCACCTCTGAAATAGGGTACTTGCAGCAGCTTGTAGAACTTCTCTTGTCATCTCTGACATAATCCTTAAGCCATATGGGAGGCTTAGATACTCTTGTAGATTTTCTATGTTCCTCATCATCAGGCAAAATAAGAAAATCACCAAGGCTATCCACACTGTTATATTCAACAGGGTGTGAAATGTCCTGCTCATCTAAGATAATTGGAGTTGGAGTTGGAGAGCATGACATATTGGTTCCCTCAATGTGTGTATCAGTAGCAGAACTGACTGCTTTCAGTTCTTCATCACAATCTTGTCTTGGCACTGGAATTTTATCAAGGAACAATGATTCTGATGATCCTTCAGCTATGTGGAAGGGAAATATATTCTCATAGAATACTACATCTCTGCTTATAAAGAATACTCTATTCTCTAAATCCAAAAGTCTGTAACCTTTTTGATGTGCAGCATATCCTAGGAAGACTGACCTCACAGCTCGAGAAACAAATTTATCATGGCCTGTCAGATTAGTAACAAAACATAAACATCCAACTACCTTTAAATGTGTCAATGAGTGTGGCTTATTCAGAAGTAATTCATATTGTGACTTATGTCCCAAAACAGAAGAGGGAATTCTATTAATTATGTATACAACAACATCAATACAATGTCCCCAATATCTAACAAGTAAGTGGCCTTGATATCTGATTGCTCGAGTAGTCTCCAGTATATGTCTATGTCTCCTttccacaactccattttgttggggagTATATGGATAGGAGCTTTGATGAACAATCCCGTGCATTTGAAATAAGTCACTACATGCACTGTTAAAAAACGCACTCCCATTGTCTGATCTAAACATCTTAATTTGCTTTCCAAACTGTGTTTTGATCATACTAATAAAGTTCTTGAGTAGGAAAATAACATCAGATTTGAGTCTCATAAGAAATACCCAAGTCCATCTGGTAAAATTATCAACCAATGTAAGAAAGTATTTCATGCCATTATGAGTAGCAATCTTATAGGGTCCCCACACATCCATATGGATCAAATCAAAAGAATGTAAACTTCTACTAGTACTAGTTGGAAAAGGTGCTCTAGTTTATCTAGCTAGAGGGCAAATTTCACACCTAGACAGTGAGTCATTATTTATTCTACTACCATAGTGTTGTATACTAGGAATCCTTATGAGAACTTGAATTGGAACATGTCCTGTTCTTCTGTGCCATATCTCCATGCCTCCTTCTTTACTAGTAGCTGCAAAAGCTCTATTCGTTGCCTTCCCTAAAGTTGTTGACAATATGTACAGATCTTCTTCTCTACTACCAATCTCCTTCACCCTCCCAGAGAGACTGACATGAGGTTAAACTTAAAAGCAAGTACATTATAACTAGGGATTTTGCCGCATTTTATACTCattcttgcttacgctttgattataaattcatataaaatagtcccaaaaggctcacaatttgtgcttgattgcaagttTGATCTACAAAGTGACTACGATGTCAAAGATCTTCTCAAAatgagtgaaacctgcacaagaaCTGAAGACAAGACAAACTCAAGAAAAACATGCCTAGtacggccgcactacactttgtgcggtccgcactagggggATTCAGAGAGCTGGTATTTCAGGCATTCAGAGAGCTA is from Nicotiana tabacum cultivar K326 chromosome 18, ASM71507v2, whole genome shotgun sequence and encodes:
- the LOC142172601 gene encoding uncharacterized protein LOC142172601, encoding MELWKGDIDIYWRLLEQSDIKATYLLDIGDIVVGCLCFVTNLTGHDKFVSRAVRSVFLGYAAHQKGYRLLDLENRVFFISRDVVFYENIFPFHIAEGSSESLFLDKIPVPRQDCDEELKAVSSATDTHIEGTNMSCSPTPTPIILDEQDISHPVEYNSVDSLGDFLILPDDEEHRKSTRVSKPPIWLKDYVRDDKRSSTSCCKYPISEVIGYDSNSSRYQSYLANFSMEMEPTSYLEAVKDKRWVEAMQAEIKTLEDNKTWELISLPQEQKAIGCK